One window of the Allorhizobium ampelinum S4 genome contains the following:
- a CDS encoding GH25 family lysozyme — MRSLVLALIPICLAMASCTSTSYDFMETGSIQPKFQDKDPQDFGINSPHRHQVHGIDVSKWNGNINWMQVRQSGVSFAFIKATEGKDVIDPKFADYWQQANAAGLPHAPYHFYYFCSSADEQADWFIANVPKASMDMPPVLDVEWNHTSKTCTKRPPADVVRSEMKRFMDRLEAYYGKRPIIYTSVDFHKDNLQGAFQDHYFWVRAVAKHPSEIYPDRRWAFWQYTSTGVIPGIKGDTDINVFAGTQQNWRKWVQAVSLPTQQTAAN, encoded by the coding sequence ATGCGGTCGCTGGTCCTGGCACTTATTCCGATTTGTTTGGCGATGGCGTCCTGCACCTCGACGAGCTACGATTTCATGGAAACCGGCTCGATCCAGCCAAAATTCCAGGACAAGGACCCGCAGGACTTCGGCATCAATTCTCCGCATCGCCATCAGGTGCACGGCATCGACGTGTCGAAATGGAACGGTAATATCAACTGGATGCAGGTCCGCCAGTCCGGCGTCTCCTTCGCTTTCATCAAGGCCACAGAAGGCAAGGATGTGATCGATCCGAAATTTGCGGATTACTGGCAGCAGGCCAATGCCGCTGGCCTGCCCCATGCGCCCTATCATTTCTATTATTTCTGCTCCAGCGCCGACGAGCAGGCCGACTGGTTCATCGCCAATGTGCCGAAAGCCTCGATGGACATGCCGCCCGTTCTGGATGTTGAGTGGAACCACACGTCCAAGACCTGCACCAAGCGGCCCCCGGCTGATGTGGTGCGCAGCGAAATGAAACGCTTCATGGACCGGCTTGAGGCCTATTACGGCAAACGGCCGATTATCTATACATCGGTCGATTTTCATAAGGACAATTTGCAAGGCGCGTTCCAGGATCATTATTTCTGGGTCCGTGCCGTCGCCAAGCACCCCTCGGAAATCTATCCAGACCGCCGCTGGGCCTTCTGGCAATATACCTCGACCGGCGTTATTCCCGGCATCAAGGGCGATACGGACATCAATGTCTTTGCGGGTACCCAGCAAAACTGGCGCAAATGGGTGCAGGCCGTCTCATTGCCGACCCAGCAGACCGCTGCAAACTGA
- a CDS encoding isochorismatase family protein has protein sequence MTHSDTALLVIDAQQSFRHSSYFREDELPAYLERQQALIDGARKAGIATVQIFHLNDTGPFSEASGFVSTLSPLTIEPDAVFRKHRHSALVGTGLDVWLTRNNIRHLIVSGIRTEQCCETTTRHASDLGYSVDFVGEATLTFPMTDDQGREWSAAEIRARTELVLAGRFARIATVVQALSLPPTTLAA, from the coding sequence ATGACACATTCCGACACCGCCCTGCTGGTCATCGATGCACAGCAATCCTTCCGCCACAGTTCCTATTTCCGCGAGGACGAGTTGCCCGCCTATCTGGAGCGGCAGCAGGCGTTGATTGATGGCGCCCGCAAGGCGGGCATTGCCACCGTTCAGATTTTCCATTTGAACGACACTGGCCCTTTTAGCGAGGCCTCCGGATTCGTCTCCACACTATCCCCTTTGACGATTGAACCGGATGCGGTTTTCCGCAAGCATCGGCATAGCGCGCTGGTCGGTACGGGGCTTGATGTCTGGCTGACCCGAAACAATATCCGCCATCTGATCGTATCAGGTATCCGTACGGAGCAATGTTGCGAAACCACGACACGTCATGCTTCGGACCTGGGCTATAGCGTGGATTTTGTTGGTGAAGCCACCCTCACCTTTCCTATGACCGACGATCAGGGCCGTGAATGGAGCGCGGCGGAGATCCGCGCCCGCACCGAACTGGTTTTGGCCGGTCGCTTCGCGCGCATTGCCACGGTCGTGCAGGCATTGTCACTCCCACCCACAACACTCGCGGCATAG
- a CDS encoding class I SAM-dependent methyltransferase has protein sequence MSDARIGQDHSGPNLDRQHASKMDQVYRSQRHIYDLTRKYYLLGRDTAIVGLDLPKDGSLLEVACGTGRNLICTERLYPMSHLYGLDISSEMLVQARRNFRGRPRQPDLRIADASAFTAADFAITGFDRVLISYALSMIPDWQKAIACSLAALNPGGSLHIVDFGQQEHLPGWFRTGLHAWLARFHVTPRANLREELASQAEAAGATLSFSPLYRGYAWHAIIRRPAA, from the coding sequence ATGAGCGATGCCCGTATTGGTCAGGACCATTCCGGCCCGAACTTGGACCGGCAGCATGCCAGCAAGATGGATCAGGTCTATCGCAGCCAGCGTCATATCTATGACCTGACCCGCAAATATTACCTGCTCGGGCGTGATACGGCTATTGTCGGCCTGGATCTGCCAAAAGATGGCAGCCTGCTGGAAGTGGCCTGCGGCACGGGCCGCAACCTGATCTGCACGGAGCGGCTTTATCCGATGTCGCATCTCTACGGTCTGGACATTTCCAGCGAAATGCTGGTGCAGGCAAGGCGTAATTTTCGCGGTCGCCCGCGCCAGCCGGATCTGCGCATCGCCGACGCTTCGGCATTCACCGCCGCCGATTTTGCCATAACCGGTTTCGACCGCGTGCTGATCTCCTATGCCCTGTCGATGATTCCCGACTGGCAAAAGGCAATTGCCTGTTCGCTTGCCGCCTTAAACCCCGGCGGCTCGCTGCATATCGTCGATTTTGGCCAGCAGGAACATCTGCCAGGCTGGTTCCGAACAGGCCTGCATGCCTGGCTCGCCCGGTTTCACGTCACGCCACGCGCCAATCTGCGCGAAGAACTGGCCTCCCAGGCCGAGGCCGCAGGCGCAACACTGAGCTTTTCACCGCTCTATCGTGGCTATGCGTGGCATGCCATTATCCGCCGCCCAGCGGCCTGA
- a CDS encoding DUF3419 family protein yields MTELVPDAGFRKNQKLKSALLQHNALSRKGLSERLFGLLFSGLVYPQIWEDPDVDMQAMQLGAGHRVVTIGSGGCNMLAYLSREPDSIDVVDLNPHHIALNKLKLAAFRHLPDHTAVVRLLGTDNARSNASMVEQYVAPHLDATTRRYWSRRTLTGRRRIRVFNGNFYRTGLLGRFITATHLLARLHGVKLEEITQCRTPREQRQFFETRIAPLFEKPVIRWLTNRKSSLFGLGIPPQQYDELASVSETGTIAPVLKGRLEKLACHFSLRDNYFAWQAFARRYPKSHEGALPDYLRADYYRTIRTSVDRVNVHHASYTELLSTKPAGSVDRFILLDAQDWMTDEQLNDLWTEITRTASKDARVIFRTAAEKSVIEGRISPALAEQWSYLKDLSVHFNALDRSAIYGGFHIYEKTA; encoded by the coding sequence ATGACAGAACTTGTTCCAGATGCCGGATTCCGCAAAAACCAGAAGCTGAAATCGGCGCTGCTTCAACATAATGCACTGTCACGCAAGGGCCTGTCGGAACGGTTGTTCGGCCTGCTGTTTTCCGGCCTGGTCTATCCGCAGATCTGGGAAGACCCGGATGTCGACATGCAGGCCATGCAGCTTGGTGCTGGACACCGTGTTGTCACCATCGGCTCTGGCGGCTGCAACATGCTGGCCTATCTGTCACGCGAACCTGATAGCATCGATGTCGTCGATCTCAATCCGCATCATATTGCCCTCAATAAGCTGAAACTGGCCGCCTTCCGGCATCTGCCCGATCACACCGCCGTCGTGCGGCTGCTTGGCACCGACAATGCCCGCAGCAATGCCTCCATGGTCGAGCAATATGTGGCACCGCATCTGGACGCCACCACGCGGCGCTACTGGAGCCGCCGCACGCTGACCGGACGCCGCCGCATCCGGGTGTTCAACGGCAATTTCTACCGCACCGGTCTGCTGGGCCGCTTCATCACCGCCACCCATCTTCTGGCCCGCCTGCACGGCGTCAAGCTGGAAGAAATCACCCAATGCCGGACCCCCCGCGAACAGCGGCAGTTTTTCGAGACCCGCATCGCGCCGCTGTTTGAAAAGCCTGTTATCCGCTGGCTGACCAATCGCAAAAGCTCATTGTTCGGCCTCGGCATTCCGCCGCAGCAATATGACGAACTGGCCAGCGTTTCGGAAACCGGCACCATCGCCCCGGTGCTGAAAGGCCGGCTGGAAAAACTCGCCTGTCACTTCTCGCTGCGGGACAATTATTTTGCCTGGCAGGCTTTCGCCCGTCGCTATCCGAAATCCCATGAGGGCGCATTGCCGGATTATCTGCGGGCCGATTATTACCGCACGATCCGCACCAGCGTTGACCGCGTCAATGTCCACCATGCCAGCTATACCGAATTGCTCTCCACCAAGCCCGCAGGCAGCGTAGACCGCTTCATTCTGCTCGATGCCCAGGACTGGATGACCGACGAGCAGTTGAACGATCTTTGGACCGAAATTACCCGCACCGCCTCCAAGGATGCGCGGGTGATCTTCCGGACCGCTGCCGAAAAAAGCGTGATCGAAGGTCGGATTTCCCCGGCGCTCGCAGAGCAATGGTCCTATCTGAAAGACCTGTCCGTCCATTTCAACGCGCTCGACCGCTCGGCGATCTACGGTGGCTTCCATATCTATGAGAAGACGGCATGA
- a CDS encoding J domain-containing protein — MIFDFACQQLSSLWERLLGAVSDAAGNALSSIVEAIRTVFEGDPETRRRVSFSVAIIALSAKMAKADGVVSQAEVNAFRSIFDFPPEEARNVARLYNLAKQDIAGYEAYAEKLANLCGSRTRGCPVLEEIVDALFHIATADGLIHEKELAFLSRIAEIFEIGEDRFEQISARHLAPDQDPYGILGVSRSDDFGTIRKRYRALASEHHPDRLHARGLPVEMHAAAHQRMASFNAAYAAIEKERRAA, encoded by the coding sequence ATGATTTTCGATTTCGCTTGCCAACAATTATCGTCCCTCTGGGAGCGGCTGCTCGGCGCGGTCAGCGACGCGGCTGGCAATGCCTTGTCGTCGATTGTCGAAGCGATCCGCACCGTCTTTGAGGGCGATCCGGAAACGCGCAGGCGCGTGTCTTTTTCCGTGGCGATCATCGCGCTTTCGGCCAAGATGGCCAAGGCCGATGGCGTCGTGTCGCAGGCTGAGGTCAATGCGTTTCGCAGCATTTTCGATTTTCCGCCGGAAGAGGCCCGTAATGTCGCGCGCCTTTATAATCTTGCCAAGCAGGATATTGCCGGTTACGAGGCCTATGCCGAAAAGCTCGCCAATCTCTGCGGCTCGCGCACCAGAGGCTGCCCGGTGCTTGAAGAGATTGTCGATGCCCTGTTTCACATCGCCACGGCGGATGGGCTGATCCACGAGAAGGAATTGGCTTTTCTCTCTCGCATCGCCGAAATTTTCGAGATTGGTGAGGATCGCTTCGAACAGATTTCTGCCCGTCATCTCGCGCCCGACCAGGACCCCTACGGTATTCTCGGCGTGTCGCGCAGCGATGATTTTGGCACGATTCGCAAACGCTACCGGGCGCTGGCCTCTGAGCACCATCCCGACCGGCTGCATGCGCGCGGCCTGCCAGTGGAAATGCACGCCGCTGCCCATCAACGCATGGCCAGTTTCAACGCAGCCTATGCC
- a CDS encoding serine hydrolase domain-containing protein yields the protein MRLLIRFVQGLLLAVLVVIVGAATWLWLAPPELLRVGTGYAAKIVCSNVFIAKRDPMDVLSEDVQAPGHPLLRFLRLDVDRDAGMVTAYMFGAFAPSTAIARPGLGCANVPDGKIDAARKVHLPQPLAASATPNPAPNPAPWPDGTGAPHTDPVLAGILADPALTGPSMRATLVIRDGELLGEAYGPGFGPDTPLIGWSMTKTVMAMLIGQRMGEGGLDLDKDHLLPQWTDGRAAITLRQLMGMESGLRFNEDYGDVSDATRMLFLEPDQAAFVASQPLDATPGTLFHYSTGTSVLLARLLMDSLPPEQALSYPQTSLFKPLGMTSAVLEADETGTLAGGSYLYANARDWAKLAQCLLQDGVWQGRRLLPEGYVKTMGTPTKASGGTYGQGQIWRSGPGREPDSTFGITEETLWFQGHDGQTIAIVPSRKLIVLRMGLTPAWDNYRPQKLLKAVLDAMP from the coding sequence ATGCGTTTGCTGATCAGGTTTGTCCAAGGACTGCTGCTTGCTGTCCTGGTGGTTATCGTCGGGGCTGCCACGTGGCTTTGGCTGGCGCCGCCGGAATTGCTGCGAGTCGGGACAGGCTACGCCGCCAAAATTGTCTGCTCCAACGTGTTTATCGCCAAGCGTGATCCGATGGATGTTTTGTCAGAGGATGTACAGGCGCCGGGCCATCCGCTGCTGCGTTTCCTGCGGCTGGATGTCGATCGGGATGCAGGCATGGTCACGGCCTATATGTTTGGCGCTTTTGCCCCCAGCACAGCCATTGCCCGACCGGGTCTGGGCTGCGCCAACGTTCCCGATGGAAAAATCGATGCGGCTCGCAAGGTGCATCTGCCGCAACCGCTTGCGGCTTCGGCAACCCCGAACCCAGCACCGAACCCTGCGCCCTGGCCGGATGGAACCGGCGCACCGCACACCGACCCGGTGCTGGCGGGCATTCTTGCTGATCCAGCCCTGACCGGGCCATCTATGCGCGCCACATTGGTGATTCGGGATGGAGAGTTGCTTGGTGAGGCCTATGGTCCGGGATTCGGGCCCGATACGCCGCTGATCGGCTGGTCGATGACCAAGACAGTCATGGCCATGCTGATCGGCCAGCGGATGGGGGAGGGCGGGCTTGATCTCGACAAGGATCATTTGTTGCCGCAATGGACCGATGGGCGCGCGGCAATCACCCTGCGCCAATTGATGGGCATGGAAAGCGGCCTGCGTTTCAATGAGGATTATGGCGATGTCAGTGATGCAACGCGCATGCTGTTTCTGGAGCCGGATCAGGCGGCATTCGTCGCCTCTCAGCCGCTGGACGCGACACCCGGGACGCTGTTTCACTATTCGACCGGTACCAGCGTGCTGCTGGCCCGCCTCCTGATGGACAGCTTGCCACCGGAACAGGCGCTGTCTTATCCCCAAACATCCTTGTTCAAGCCGCTGGGCATGACCAGTGCAGTGCTGGAGGCCGACGAGACAGGCACTTTGGCAGGTGGGTCCTATCTCTATGCCAATGCCCGCGATTGGGCCAAGCTTGCCCAATGCCTGTTGCAGGACGGCGTCTGGCAGGGACGGCGGCTGTTGCCGGAAGGCTATGTAAAGACCATGGGGACCCCGACAAAGGCATCAGGCGGCACCTATGGACAGGGGCAAATCTGGCGGAGCGGGCCGGGCCGGGAACCGGATTCCACCTTCGGCATTACCGAAGAAACCCTCTGGTTTCAGGGCCATGACGGACAAACAATTGCGATTGTCCCGTCACGTAAACTGATTGTGCTGAGGATGGGGCTGACGCCTGCCTGGGATAACTACAGGCCGCAGAAACTGCTGAAGGCGGTTCTGGACGCAATGCCGTAG
- a CDS encoding transglycosylase SLT domain-containing protein — protein MTAKTDRTIAISITAVIVAALSSCTNVNDNSKADIAPKPASAHQAVSAAAQPGVTQPGANTVASANGSVATGASTTVAAANGTMTPAVPGTQAMTPPSQSAVTALANTASGNNALAAINGASGTGQTVNLATGQGPYPIQKPGLTQVASLGPTVSTVPSSANAPARISDNEPIGLENEALQPDVMAMHSAVPTPRPGSAASSSVAYASPAKPVVKSFALLDAQFDTSAPGPVPSATPEASKSTASGTSETASRGPTVINGLVNKYAALYGMPSALIHRVIHRESRYNPSAYSRGNYGLMQIRYNTARSLGYEGPAEGLFDPETNLKYAIKYLRGAWMVAENNNDNAVRLYARGYYFDAKRKGLLDEVQ, from the coding sequence ATGACAGCGAAAACGGACCGCACGATTGCCATCAGCATCACTGCTGTCATCGTCGCAGCCCTTTCCAGTTGCACCAATGTCAATGACAATTCCAAAGCCGATATAGCGCCCAAGCCTGCATCGGCTCATCAAGCCGTTTCGGCCGCAGCGCAGCCGGGCGTCACACAGCCCGGTGCCAATACCGTAGCATCGGCAAATGGCAGCGTCGCAACAGGTGCCTCGACAACGGTAGCTGCCGCAAATGGCACGATGACGCCGGCTGTTCCTGGCACGCAGGCCATGACACCACCTTCGCAATCGGCTGTTACTGCGCTTGCCAATACCGCGTCGGGAAATAATGCGCTGGCCGCCATAAATGGCGCCTCGGGCACAGGCCAGACGGTTAACCTGGCGACAGGCCAAGGCCCATACCCGATCCAGAAACCAGGCCTGACGCAGGTCGCCTCGCTTGGACCAACGGTCAGCACCGTGCCTTCTTCCGCCAATGCACCAGCCCGGATTTCGGACAACGAGCCGATCGGCCTTGAAAACGAAGCGTTGCAGCCGGATGTGATGGCCATGCATTCCGCCGTTCCCACGCCGCGCCCGGGCTCTGCGGCCTCATCGTCCGTCGCCTATGCCTCACCGGCCAAGCCGGTCGTCAAATCCTTCGCGCTGCTTGATGCACAATTCGACACCAGCGCCCCCGGCCCCGTGCCAAGTGCCACGCCGGAAGCCTCCAAAAGCACCGCGTCTGGCACAAGCGAAACGGCAAGCCGCGGCCCGACGGTCATCAATGGGCTCGTCAACAAATATGCCGCCCTATACGGAATGCCATCCGCGCTGATCCATCGGGTCATTCACCGCGAAAGCCGTTATAATCCGTCGGCCTATAGCCGCGGCAATTACGGGCTGATGCAGATCCGCTATAATACGGCCCGTTCGCTTGGCTATGAAGGTCCGGCAGAGGGTCTGTTCGACCCGGAAACCAACCTGAAATACGCGATCAAATATCTGCGCGGTGCGTGGATGGTGGCCGAAAACAACAATGATAACGCCGTTCGCCTCTATGCCCGTGGCTATTATTTCGATGCCAAGCGCAAGGGCCTGCTGGACGAAGTGCAGTAA
- a CDS encoding pyrophosphate--fructose-6-phosphate 1-phosphotransferase — translation MAKTKVALLTAGGLAPCLSSAVGGLIERYSDIAPDAEIVAYKSGYRGLLMDYKIEINQHMREQAHVLHRYGGSPIGNSRVKLTNVADCVKRGLVKEGQNPLQVAAERLAADGITILHTIGGDDTNTTAADLAAYLGANGYDLTVVGLPKTVDNDVVPIRQSLGAWTAAEVGARFFDHVSNEQSAAPRTLVIHEVMGRHCGWLTAATARAYIQRIQHNEYVEGFMMNEELKTIDGLYLPETHFDMEAEAERLKELMDRTGFVTLFVSEGACMDEIIADREKAGEEIKRDAFGHVKLDTINVGGWFQKHFAKLLDAERSMVQKSGYYARSAPANYEDLRLIQSMVDLAVESGLNGVSGVTGHDEDQGGKLRAIEFPRIKGGKAFDLSTPWFKDVMDHLGQKFRPAH, via the coding sequence ATGGCCAAGACCAAAGTCGCGTTGCTGACCGCCGGGGGCCTTGCGCCCTGCCTCTCATCGGCAGTGGGCGGGTTGATCGAGCGCTATAGCGACATCGCACCCGATGCCGAGATCGTCGCCTATAAATCCGGCTATCGCGGCCTGTTGATGGACTACAAGATCGAGATCAACCAGCATATGCGCGAACAGGCCCATGTCCTGCATCGCTATGGCGGCTCGCCGATCGGCAATAGCCGCGTCAAGCTCACCAATGTCGCCGATTGCGTCAAGCGCGGCCTGGTCAAGGAAGGCCAGAACCCGTTGCAGGTGGCCGCCGAGCGCCTGGCCGCCGATGGCATCACCATTCTGCACACAATCGGCGGTGACGATACCAATACGACGGCTGCCGATCTCGCCGCCTATCTCGGTGCCAATGGCTATGACCTGACCGTCGTCGGCCTGCCCAAAACGGTGGACAATGATGTCGTGCCGATCCGCCAGTCGCTCGGTGCCTGGACCGCGGCGGAAGTCGGCGCCCGCTTCTTCGACCATGTTTCCAACGAGCAGAGTGCCGCCCCGCGCACGCTGGTCATCCACGAAGTCATGGGCCGCCATTGCGGCTGGCTGACAGCGGCGACCGCCCGCGCCTATATCCAGCGCATCCAGCATAATGAATATGTCGAGGGCTTCATGATGAATGAAGAACTGAAGACCATTGACGGTCTTTATCTGCCCGAGACCCATTTCGACATGGAAGCCGAGGCAGAGCGGCTGAAGGAGTTGATGGACCGCACCGGCTTCGTCACGCTGTTCGTCTCGGAAGGGGCCTGCATGGACGAAATCATCGCCGACCGGGAAAAGGCAGGCGAAGAGATCAAGCGCGACGCGTTCGGCCATGTGAAGCTCGATACGATCAATGTCGGCGGCTGGTTCCAGAAGCATTTCGCCAAATTGCTCGATGCCGAACGCTCGATGGTGCAGAAGTCAGGCTATTACGCCCGTTCGGCCCCGGCCAATTACGAGGACTTGCGGCTGATCCAGAGCATGGTGGATCTGGCCGTCGAAAGCGGGTTGAACGGCGTCTCCGGCGTCACCGGTCATGACGAGGACCAGGGCGGCAAATTGCGCGCCATCGAATTCCCCCGCATCAAGGGCGGCAAGGCTTTCGACCTCTCTACGCCATGGTTCAAAGATGTGATGGACCATCTGGGCCAGAAATTCCGTCCGGCACATTGA
- a CDS encoding GlxA family transcriptional regulator, with product MTGLIPPQRLIEMIVVVPPRLLLLDLAGPMEVLRKANLEQDSVRFTVRYVGPSPHVTSSVGLALAGIEPLPDAVADGAMIIVLGNAAQPLGAVDAEPEPDDLLHEAAIVAWLRSAVRPGVKLVTICSGALLAARAGLLEGYTCTAHHTEIDELRQLAPTAKVAENRLYIQDRDRLSTAGITAGIDMMLALVAEEAGHTIALNVARYLVVYLRRAGNDPQLSPWLEGRNHIHPVIHKVQDAVSADPAGNWTVASMAAIAATSARSLSRLFNEQTGMSVTDYVNRLRVALAHQLVTASRLDMETVAQRSGFASTRHMRRAWKKLHGGTPTASRSP from the coding sequence ATGACAGGACTGATCCCGCCGCAGCGCCTTATCGAAATGATCGTCGTCGTGCCGCCACGCCTGCTGCTGCTGGATCTGGCAGGGCCGATGGAAGTCCTGCGCAAGGCCAATCTTGAGCAGGACAGTGTGCGATTCACGGTTCGATATGTCGGTCCCTCCCCCCACGTCACCAGCTCGGTCGGCCTGGCGCTTGCCGGGATCGAGCCGCTGCCGGATGCCGTAGCCGACGGCGCGATGATTATCGTCCTGGGCAATGCCGCACAGCCGCTCGGTGCAGTCGATGCGGAGCCGGAGCCGGACGATCTTCTCCATGAGGCAGCTATCGTCGCCTGGTTGCGGTCTGCTGTCCGGCCAGGCGTAAAGCTCGTCACCATTTGCTCGGGCGCCTTGTTGGCGGCCCGCGCCGGACTATTGGAAGGTTATACCTGTACCGCGCACCACACCGAGATTGATGAGTTGCGGCAGTTGGCACCCACAGCAAAAGTGGCGGAAAATCGCCTCTATATCCAGGACCGGGACAGGTTGAGCACGGCAGGCATCACCGCCGGTATCGACATGATGCTGGCCTTGGTAGCAGAAGAGGCAGGACACACGATAGCACTCAACGTTGCCCGTTACCTGGTTGTTTATCTGCGCCGGGCGGGGAACGATCCGCAGCTCTCCCCATGGCTTGAGGGGCGTAACCATATCCATCCTGTCATTCACAAGGTCCAGGATGCGGTTTCGGCTGACCCTGCCGGCAACTGGACGGTTGCCAGCATGGCAGCCATTGCGGCCACCAGCGCCCGTAGCCTCTCGCGCCTGTTTAACGAGCAAACCGGCATGAGCGTAACCGATTATGTCAACCGCCTTCGGGTCGCCTTGGCCCATCAGCTGGTCACCGCTTCGCGGTTGGATATGGAAACCGTTGCGCAACGCTCTGGTTTTGCATCCACCCGACACATGCGCCGCGCCTGGAAAAAGTTGCACGGCGGAACGCCAACAGCATCGCGCAGTCCCTGA
- a CDS encoding lytic murein transglycosylase, with protein sequence MHILSRFTLAAMLSGLMAGTAFAQAPQCGGDLSAFLAGVKAEAVANGASAEAADKALAGAQIDQKVLGRDRAQGVFKQTFTEFSTRTVSKGRLDQGKQKLQQYSAVFDRAEKEYGVAPGVIAAFWAMETDFGAVQGDFNTRNALVTLAHDCRRPELFRPQLLALITMVQHGDLDPATNTGAWAGEVGQVQMLPKDIVAFGVDGDGDGHVALKSSSPDAIMTAAKFIQHLGFKRGEPWIQEVTVPDTLPWEKSGFDSGMKAGDWFKLGVKPRDGNTKFADLEGELVLPQGRKGPAFITYPNFGIYLEWNKSFIYTTSAAYFATRLEGAEAYLKGNPEQGLTDVQMKELQTKLKGLGYDVGEIDGILGGGTRDAVQKEQLKRNIPADGWPTPALLAAL encoded by the coding sequence ATGCATATCCTGTCTCGCTTCACGCTCGCAGCCATGTTGAGCGGCCTTATGGCCGGCACGGCCTTTGCCCAGGCACCGCAATGCGGCGGTGATCTCAGCGCTTTTCTGGCTGGCGTCAAGGCGGAAGCTGTTGCCAATGGCGCGTCTGCTGAGGCTGCCGACAAGGCGCTGGCCGGTGCGCAGATCGACCAGAAGGTGCTGGGCCGCGACCGCGCCCAGGGCGTGTTCAAGCAGACCTTTACCGAATTTTCCACCCGCACCGTTTCCAAAGGCCGGTTGGACCAGGGAAAGCAAAAATTGCAGCAATATAGCGCGGTCTTCGACCGGGCCGAAAAAGAATATGGTGTTGCCCCCGGCGTGATCGCCGCTTTCTGGGCGATGGAAACCGATTTCGGCGCCGTGCAGGGCGATTTTAACACCCGCAACGCGCTGGTGACGCTGGCGCATGATTGCCGCCGCCCGGAACTGTTCCGCCCACAATTGCTGGCGCTGATCACCATGGTTCAGCATGGCGATCTCGACCCCGCCACCAACACCGGTGCCTGGGCCGGTGAAGTTGGCCAGGTGCAGATGCTGCCCAAGGATATCGTTGCCTTCGGCGTCGATGGCGACGGTGATGGCCATGTGGCGCTGAAATCCAGCTCACCCGATGCGATCATGACGGCGGCGAAATTCATCCAGCACCTCGGCTTCAAGCGCGGCGAGCCGTGGATTCAGGAAGTCACCGTGCCGGACACTCTGCCCTGGGAAAAGAGTGGCTTCGACAGCGGCATGAAGGCGGGCGACTGGTTCAAGCTCGGCGTCAAGCCGCGTGATGGCAATACCAAATTTGCCGATCTGGAAGGCGAACTGGTACTGCCGCAGGGCCGCAAGGGACCGGCCTTCATCACCTATCCCAATTTCGGCATTTATCTGGAATGGAACAAGTCGTTTATCTACACGACCTCTGCCGCCTATTTCGCCACCCGCCTGGAAGGTGCCGAGGCCTATCTGAAGGGCAACCCGGAACAGGGATTGACCGATGTGCAGATGAAGGAATTGCAGACCAAGCTGAAGGGCCTTGGCTATGACGTCGGCGAGATCGACGGCATTCTAGGCGGCGGCACCCGCGACGCCGTGCAAAAGGAACAGCTGAAGCGGAATATTCCCGCCGATGGCTGGCCGACGCCAGCGCTGTTGGCAGCACTTTAA
- a CDS encoding LysE family translocator — MTFQDWLLFSAASAAFLVVPGRNTKRIIACRQAGGGRAATLCVLGSMTGYGIAACLVFGMAQALSNINATALSALRWPGMAILMVLALRLWRAPLHIGPVADNDNLADRRAMVIVSQAVIGSALDARTLVFLLAITTQITSGFSPFSGDFLTMELAFMALAAFACGLQAIYAHAFDRMIRRRSARRMVQPKGKSMLISARSVSAGYRRIAA; from the coding sequence ATGACATTTCAGGATTGGCTGTTGTTTTCAGCAGCAAGCGCTGCCTTCCTTGTTGTGCCTGGACGCAATACCAAGCGGATCATCGCCTGCCGGCAAGCGGGCGGCGGTCGGGCTGCCACACTCTGCGTGCTGGGCAGCATGACAGGCTATGGTATCGCCGCGTGCCTGGTATTCGGAATGGCCCAGGCGCTCAGCAATATCAACGCCACGGCACTCTCTGCCCTGCGCTGGCCGGGCATGGCCATATTGATGGTTCTGGCACTCAGGCTCTGGCGGGCGCCGCTGCATATTGGCCCGGTGGCCGATAACGACAATCTGGCCGACCGGCGCGCCATGGTCATTGTGTCGCAGGCCGTGATCGGTTCGGCTCTGGATGCGCGCACACTGGTCTTTCTGTTGGCGATCACCACTCAGATCACATCGGGCTTTTCGCCGTTCAGCGGCGATTTTCTGACCATGGAACTGGCTTTCATGGCTCTCGCGGCTTTTGCCTGTGGGCTTCAGGCAATTTATGCACACGCTTTCGACCGGATGATTCGCCGCCGTTCGGCACGCCGTATGGTGCAGCCGAAGGGCAAATCCATGCTGATTTCCGCCCGCTCCGTCAGCGCCGGTTATCGCCGGATTGCCGCCTGA